The stretch of DNA CAAGTCCTTTCGACGCCGGAACCATGGCGAGGACATCGTCGCCGCCTGCGTAAATAACCTGCCCAAGGAAGTACTCTACAATGGGACGAACCAAATAGAGCGCGAAATTCGCGAGAGCCTCGCTGAACTGCAAATGATAAGAAGGAGAGAGGGTTCGTTTGGTTCCCTCCTCTACTTGCGCCGCTAGGGCATCCTTCGCTTCTTTTGAGAATTGCTCGAGTAGAGGCGGGGTCAACTCACCGCTGATCCACTTGCCCATGCTGTCGCCATCCAGCGCGATAATCGCTACGTAGGATGGCGGAGGGCCGAATTTCTTATCCTCATAAAGTTTTCGGAGTTCCGCAATTACATTATCACAACGCTTAGTAACGATTTTACCCTCGGGGATTCTTTCTTTTCGCTCCCACGAGTCCGCCATGAACGCATCCGGCGCGGTTTCTCGCAGCCAAGTATCTAGATTCCTTTCGGATAGAGGTTGTTTGCTGATTCGGACACGATACTCTCCGGCATGTCTCTGCATCGCCTCACATAGGCCGTAGATCCGATCAAATTCTTGCCGCGACTCGGCCAAGGCACGGACTGCTTCCCTGCGGATGTGATTGAGCCACTCCGCAGCGGCGATATCGGGAACGGACTGGAATCTTAAGGTCTTTTCGGGTTTCAGATGCCAGACATCGCGCAGATACGCTTCATGCCATACACGCTTGATAACGTTGATCGCGCCCAGGCGATCCTCGGTCCGGAAGAGCGAAAGAAATCGTTCATCGTCCGGTTTATTGATCCACCAGTCCATATCGAAAACGATTTCCTCCTTACCGGACAACATATCCTTCGATGCGCCCTGCTTCTTATCGTCGTCAAGCATCCAAGGTTGAAAGTCGCGAGTGTTTCGGCGCCCAGCATGGAGCCGGTCGAGTTCCTGGTAGTAGTATGACCACCAGTGGCCAGGATTGGGCGTCAGCTTAAATTTGCTGACGTCGCAGCCGAAAATCTTTTTGATGTACTCGGGCGGCGGCGATTGATTCCACGCCAACGTCTGCCAGGTAATTTGCAGAAACGATCTGACCTGACCGAAGAATCGCTCTTTCCAATTCGACTTCAACGGGTGGCGCCGATCGAGCCAATCCCAACAAACATTCGCGATGTTCTCCAACTCATTTCGAGCCGCTTTCTCTGCCTTCTCCGCTAAATGTTCCGCGTTCGACGCAGGGACAACGGCGAGAAACTTATTCGGCAAGTTCGGGACTAATATTTCGTTTTCGTGCAGTTTAAGCCGGTCCCAGATTGTTTGATGCGTAACGTCTTTGAGAGGAATCTTGTCATAAATCTCGTCGCGGTGAAGCAGGTCGAATAGCGGCTGGGCGCGAAGGAATGGGTAAATGACGGCGTCAGGGCCGCAGACATCGGTAACGGCTTTGATGGCATGGGCCATGAGCCAGGAAAGCAGGTAGCTGCCGCTCCAGAGATCGCGCGTGGAACGGGCCTGGGCAATGAATTCCTGCACAGGGCCGAGTTGAAAAATCAGGAAGGCGGGCTTCCCATCGCAACCCTGCAGGGCGGACGTAATACTATTGTGCAGCCAAATCGGATGGTCCGGCATCCGCGTATCGGCGACCTGATAGGCTGATCGCCAGCGGTGCTCCATTTTGTTTTCCGGATCTCGACAGACTTCCACGGGCCAGCGACGCCAGTGAAGAAAGAAACGGACCCGATCGCGGTCTTCTTCAGAAATATTGTCCAACATTCTGTCCCAAACCGGCTGAGTGACTTGCAACCACTCCGCGAGGAGCGCAGCGTTTGGGAATTGCTTCAGCGGCAACTCTGAACCGCCCATTGGATGAAGGAAAGGGCGTTCTTCGCCGCCAAATTCGGACCTCAACGAAGAGTCGAACAACGGATAACGATCAGCTGCTGCGGCCCAATAATCCGCGTATCGTTGAAATTCTTGGAGAGCTTCCTCGGGATCAAAACCAGCCCGGCGGATAAATTCTTTCGCTTGTTCCTCGTGGCCCTGAATATCCAAAGCCTTGTGCGGGGGGTCGTGGAGAAAGGCGAGAAGTTTGCGTTGCCAGAAATTCATGAGGTGACGATGACCTCCTTTCCCATGGTCAGGCAACGCGCGAGACGTCGCGCGACGTCTGCAGCGTATTCAAAGAGCGCGGCGCCGCAAGCAAAAATTGCGACGCGGTGGAATTAATGGCAATCCGCGCCTTTAGGCGGCGGACGGGGGCCAGTGGATCGTGACCGGCGCCTCGATTTCCGGATGGATGCTTTTGTGGACCGG from Kiritimatiellia bacterium encodes:
- the cas10 gene encoding type III-B CRISPR-associated protein Cas10/Cmr2 — protein: MNFWQRKLLAFLHDPPHKALDIQGHEEQAKEFIRRAGFDPEEALQEFQRYADYWAAAADRYPLFDSSLRSEFGGEERPFLHPMGGSELPLKQFPNAALLAEWLQVTQPVWDRMLDNISEEDRDRVRFFLHWRRWPVEVCRDPENKMEHRWRSAYQVADTRMPDHPIWLHNSITSALQGCDGKPAFLIFQLGPVQEFIAQARSTRDLWSGSYLLSWLMAHAIKAVTDVCGPDAVIYPFLRAQPLFDLLHRDEIYDKIPLKDVTHQTIWDRLKLHENEILVPNLPNKFLAVVPASNAEHLAEKAEKAARNELENIANVCWDWLDRRHPLKSNWKERFFGQVRSFLQITWQTLAWNQSPPPEYIKKIFGCDVSKFKLTPNPGHWWSYYYQELDRLHAGRRNTRDFQPWMLDDDKKQGASKDMLSGKEEIVFDMDWWINKPDDERFLSLFRTEDRLGAINVIKRVWHEAYLRDVWHLKPEKTLRFQSVPDIAAAEWLNHIRREAVRALAESRQEFDRIYGLCEAMQRHAGEYRVRISKQPLSERNLDTWLRETAPDAFMADSWERKERIPEGKIVTKRCDNVIAELRKLYEDKKFGPPPSYVAIIALDGDSMGKWISGELTPPLLEQFSKEAKDALAAQVEEGTKRTLSPSYHLQFSEALANFALYLVRPIVEYFLGQVIYAGGDDVLAMVPASKGL